Proteins from one Bactrocera neohumeralis isolate Rockhampton chromosome 3, APGP_CSIRO_Bneo_wtdbg2-racon-allhic-juicebox.fasta_v2, whole genome shotgun sequence genomic window:
- the LOC126753814 gene encoding uncharacterized protein LOC126753814 encodes MTNNKQDSEEEFTFPEWLDVAFFENVLKNVETESAKVTNLELKPGTLKNDNYSSVLLRAKVNYRLQSQPAQNKVSSFILKVEPFMEENRKEIMGDYCLFDTEITMYSKVLPMIEKVLRQFGDKTVLGPKLIAYSTTAPAYVIFEDLALKGYSTIGYRHPDLDEIKITLLKLAKLHAVSYKLCKEEANNIITTLGKGLMNSGDPNNLPAIKYGITFLKEVLSEHDDLKRFVPHIESVEHLLLAKTIDLFNEGSRGKRDGIFVLNHGDFHLKNIMIQKNSDQLTDVMPLDYQISIFGSPAIDLHFAFTVMFSPELRRDHHDELLYFYIENFQNTLRKTEYKGHIPTNIEIRQELAKHRYWGLFLLLCFLIFNYTFIKENIDITDVIENPEVQRRELENPKLLEELRELLPRFLYKGYFEI; translated from the exons ATGACAAATAACAAACAGGACAGCGAGGAAGAGTTTACATTCCCGGAGTGGTTGGACGTGGCATTTTTCGAAAACGTGCTGAAAAATGTCGAAACTGAAAGCGCAAAG GTCACCAATTTAGAGCTGAAACCAGGAACATTGAAAAATGATAACTACTCAAGCGTTTTGCTACGAGCCAAAGTTAACTACAGATTGCAGTCGCAGCCAGCGCAAAACAAGGTTTCATCATTCATATTAAAAGTCGAACCGTTCATGGaagaaaacagaaaagaaaTTATGGGAGATTATTGTTTATTCGATACGGAAATAACCATGTATTCTAAAGTGCTGCCGATGATCGAAAAGGTATTGAGACAATTTGGTGACAAAACCGTTTTGGGACCAAA gctCATCGCCTACAGCACCACCGCACCAGCATATGTGATTTTCGAAGATTTGGCGCTCAAAGGCTACAGCACAATTGGCTACCGCCATCCTGATttagatgaaataaaaattacactGCTTAAGCTGGCGAAATTGCATGCGGTCAGCTACAAACTGTGCAAAGAGGAGGCga ACAATATAATAACGACCTTAGGCAAGGGTTTAATGAACTCTGGCGACCCCAATAACTTGCCAGCTATTAAATATGGCATTACATTTCTCAAGGAGGTTCTAAGTGAACACGATGACTTGAAACGCTTCGTGCCGCACATTGAATCTGTCGAGCATTTATTATTGGCAAAGACGATCGATTTGTTTAACGAAGGCAGCCGTGGTAAGCGAGATGGCATTTTTGTGCTCAACCATGGTGactttcatttgaaaaacataaTGATACAAAAGAATAGCGACCAACTTACTGACGTTATGCCG CTTGATTATCAGATCAGCATATTCGGATCGCCGGCGATTGATCTTCACTTTGCGTTTACAGTGATGTTTAGCCCCGAATTACGACGGGACCACCATGACGAGCTACTCTATTTCTATatcgaaaattttcagaataCACTGCGCAAAACGGAATATAAAGGACATATTCcgacaaatattgaaattcgcCAAGAATTGGCAAAACATAGATATTGGG GGCTATTCTTACTCCTTTGCTTCCTAATATTCAACTATACTTTTATCAAAGAGAATATAGACATTACGGATGTGATTGAAAATCCTGAAGTACAAAGAAGAGAATTGGAAAACCCAAAATTGCTGGAGGAGCTACGGGAGCTGTTGCCGAGGTTTCTATATAAAGgctattttgaaatataa